A DNA window from Daucus carota subsp. sativus chromosome 3, DH1 v3.0, whole genome shotgun sequence contains the following coding sequences:
- the LOC108214220 gene encoding protein DETOXIFICATION 27, whose protein sequence is MSSNGRAGEAKIPLLDYASTKEIIQGGRKDEDEIKIQDKVWIESKKLWRVAGPAIFSRIASFSMFVITQAFAGHLGDLELAAISISTNVILGFDFGLMLGMASALETLCGQAFGAKDYRLLGIYLQRSFIVLFIVSLLLLPVFFLASPLLKLLGQPDDVAELSGTVSMCLIPLHFSFVFQFPLQRFLQSQLKNIVIAWVSLGTLILHVLLTWLIVYKFQLGIIGTALSMNISWGIIPIALFIYTSCGGCPQSWNGFSVEAFSGLWEFLKLSASSGVMLCLENWYYRILIVMTGNLENAKIAVDALSICMSINGWELMIPLAFFAATGVRVSNELGAGNGKGAKFATIVAVATSTMIGLMFWLLIMIFHNELALIFSSSEEVLAAVNKLSILLAFTILLNSVQPILSGVAVGSGWQSYVAYINLGCYYLIGLPLGIAMGWIFDQGVMGIWAGMIFGGTFIQTLILAFITIRCDWEKEAEKAVVHVKQWSGR, encoded by the exons ATGTCTAGTAATGGAAGGGCCGGGGAAGCAAAAATACCCCTGTTAGATTATGCATCTACCAAAGAAATAATACAAGGTGGCCGCAAAGATGAAGATGAAATTAAAATCCAAGACAAGGTTTGGATCGAATCAAAGAAGTTATGGCGCGTAGCAGGACCTGCTATCTTTAGCCGCATAGCTAGCTTCTCCATGTTTGTTATCACCCAAGCTTTTGCCGGCCATCTTGGTGACCTTGAGCTTGCGGCCATCTCCATTTCAACCAATGTTATACTTGGTTTCGATTTTGGCCTCATG CTGGGAATGGCAAGTGCTTTAGAAACGTTATGTGGGCAAGCATTCGGAGCCAAAGATTACCGACTTCTGGGAATATATTTGCAACGTTCTTTCATAGTTTTGTTCATTGTCTCTCTACTACTACTTCCGGTATTCTTTTTAGCGTCTCCACTTTTAAAACTACTGGGGCAACCTGATGATGTTGCGGAGCTATCTGGAACTGTGTCCATGTGTTTGATTCCGCTGCACTTCAGCTTTGTTTTTCAGTTTCCATTGCAAAGATTTTTGCAGAGCCAGCTGAAGAACATTGTTATTGCTTGGGTGTCTCTCGGAACTCTTATATTGCACGTGCTTTTGACATGGTTGATTGTCTACAAATTTCAACTTGGAATAATTGGAACTGCTCTTAGTATGAATATATCTTGGGGTATCATTCCTATTGCTCTGTTTATATATACTAGTTGTGGTGGCTGCCCTCAATCTTGGAATGGATTCTCTGTTGAGGCCTTTTCTGGTCTCTGGGAATTTCTCAAACTCTCTGCATCTTCCGGCGTCATGCTTTG CTTGGAAAATTGGTACTACAGAATACTAATAGTGATGACAGGAAACTTAGAGAATGCAAAGATTGCAGTAGATGCGTTGTCAATTTG TATGTCAATCAATGGATGGGAGTTGATGATACCTCTCGCTTTCTTTGCAGCAACAGG AGTAAGAGTTTCTAATGAACTGGGAGCAGGCAATGGAAAAGGAGCCAAATTTGCTACCATTGTCGCAGTTGCAACGTCAACAATGATCGGTCTCATGTTCTGGCTACTTATAATGATCTTCCATAATGAACTAGCCTTAATTTTCTCATCTAGCGAAGAAGTACTTGCAGCTGTTAACAAACTCTCTATTCTCTTGGCATTTACCATCCTCCTCAACAGTGTTCAGCCAATTCTTTCGG GGGTTGCTGTTGGATCTGGATGGCAATCTTATGTGGCATACATTAATTTAGGCTGTTACTATCTCATCGGCCTTCCTCTTGGAATTGCAATGGGATGGATTTTCGACCAAGGAGTTATG GGTATCTGGGCAGGAATGATATTCGGTGGTACATTCATTCAAACTTTGATATTAGCTTTCATCACCATCCGATGCGACTGGGAAAAAGAG GCAGAGAAAGCTGTGGTGCATGTAAAACAGTGGTCAGGGAGATAA